A genomic window from Silene latifolia isolate original U9 population chromosome Y, ASM4854445v1, whole genome shotgun sequence includes:
- the LOC141626265 gene encoding uncharacterized protein LOC141626265 — translation MTTSKPTDTATGSETATVSCIKTNCDKTNNSCVYTCIFSDYSPPLPPSQPLPPPPYPRVASSQSHMAPFLIAAVCILGVSFLLLTTCTIILRWRFTRRRRHRFNGNSTINNGGGDGGGDVAVGVDHPIWHITTVGLQQSVIDSITAFKYKKIDNLLTEGSDCSVCLTEFEEGDDLRLLSKCSHAFHLNCIDTWLRSHKNCPVCRALVVHEAFIGSNLTARSERMSYRQENPLGGSENEGESSSSSSDGYRGDGDVGEMPMEGIRIAEILKKNRELRVLSDLGVNYRFSWVVGEGEGEGEGGLEPIKRSFSFNTLAVTTAICGVVIKGNEGKWCSSSGGSGSAVVQEGKFDIENVVKGGNNVSGLLTNKSSSIGSSLQKGSVSMMRSMSSGGKLFSFRRTKSQASILPL, via the coding sequence ATGACAACTTCGAAACCAACGGACACCGCAACCGGGAGCGAAACCGCTACCGTGTCCTGCATCAAGACCAACTGCGACAAAACCAACAACTCATGCGTCTACACTTGTATCTTCTCCGACTACTCTCCACCTCTACCACCATCACAACCACTGCCGCCGCCTCCGTATCCACGTGTCGCTTCGTCGCAAAGCCACATGGCGCCCTTCCTCATCGCCGCTGTATGTATCCTCGGTGTCTCTTTCCTTCTTTTAACCACGTGTACTATCATTCTACGGTGGCGCTTCACGCGGCGCCGTCGCCACCGCTTTAACGGTAATTCTACGATCAACAACGGTGGCGGTGATGGCGGTGGTGACGTTGCCGTCGGTGTTGATCATCCGATTTGGCACATTACGACGGTAGGGTTACAGCAATCGGTAATTGATTCAATTACCGCATTTAAGTATAAGAAAATCGATAATTTGTTAACCGAAGGGAGTGATTGTAGTGTTTGTTTAACTGAATTTGAGGAAGGTGATGATTTACGGCTTTTATCTAAGTGTAGTCATGCATTTCATTTGAATTGTATTGATACGTGGTTGCGATCGCATAAGAATTGTCCAGTTTGTCGTGCTCTGGTTGTACATGAGGCTTTTATTGGAAGTAATCTCACGGCGAGGTCGGAGAGGATGAGTTATAGGCAGGAGAATCCACTTGGTGGTTCGGAAAATGAGGGTgagagtagtagtagtagtagtgatGGGTATAGAGGTGATGGTGATGTTGGGGAAATGCCTATGGAAGGGATTAGAATTGCGGAGATATTGAAGAAGAATCGGGAACTTAGGGTTTTGAGTGATTTAGGTGTGAATTATCGGTTTAGTTGGGTTGtgggggaaggggaaggggaaggaGAGGGTGGTTTGGAGCCTATTAAAAGGTCGTTTTCGTTTAACACCTTGGCTGTTACGACTGCGATTTGTGGGGTGGTTATTAAGGGGAATGAAGGGAAATGGTGTTCTAGCAGTGGAGGCAGTGGTAGTGCTGTTGTGCAAGAGGGGAAATTCGACATAGAGAATGTGGTGAAGGGAGGGAATAATGTGTCGGGATTGTTGACGAACAAAAGCTCCTCCATTGGTAGTTCGTTGCAGAAGGGATCAGTTTCTATGATGAGATCAATGTCTTCTGGTGGCAAGTTATTTTCATTTCGAAGGACGAAAAGCCAAGCGTCAATACTTCCCTTGTGA